The Deinococcus sp. KNUC1210 genomic interval TGCAGCAGGGTCTGCCGATCTTTGACGCCCTGGTGAATCCCGCACATGCCAGCGCTGGCGCAGCCAGCAGCGCTGCGGCCTTCGGCCTGACCGTGGCCTACCGACTGATGAGTCGCAGCAGCGATTCGCGGGCACGGCTGGCCCTCAACAGCATCGGCCTCCTCGGCCATTCTGCTCAGAAGTATGTGGCAGGCACCTCGCAGCCCACAACAGAGGGCTGGGCCAGCCGTGTGCTCCTCCCTACCCTGGCAGGTATGGTGTCAGGCGCGGTGGGAGACGCCCTCGACCGCTATCTAATCGGTGCTCAGAAGCAGGCAGCCATCGACCTGCTCTGGCTGGCAAATCGTCTGCTGGTGAATCAGGTGCAGGCGGTGCAGAAATGACGCTCACCTCAGCCACGGTGGCTCAGGACCGCGTACAGCCCTACGAAACCATCGTCAGTCTTGCTACCCGCCTGCTGGGAGATCCGATGCGCTGGCAGGAGCTGGCGCAACTGAATGGCCTGTGTGCGCCCTACGTGGCTCCACAGGGCGGGGTGAGCGTGCTGATTCCGGGCGACGTGATTCTCTACCCCATCAGTGCCGCAGCCGCGCCCGCGATTGATAGTTCCTCACTGGAGGCCATGACCTTTCAGCGCGACCTCGTGACTCGCAAAGGCGATCTGGTGCTTACCGAGGAGGGACTGCCCACCTTCCAGAGTGGGCTAAAAAACTTCGAGTCCGCCCTTCTCAAGCGCATCCTGACCGTCATCGGCACCCACCCGTTCCACGCGCAGTTCGGGAGCCTCCTGTGCCTTCAGGTGGGCGAGACGGGCGATTACACCAGGCTGAAGATCATTGCTCAGGACATCACCACCGCCGTCCTGAGCGACCCGCGTGCTGCCTCCGCGAGCACAGAACTGGAATTCCGCAACGGGACGGTCTGGGCAGTCGTGACTGTGGTGGCCGTGCGCTCCGGCACCGTCATTTCCTTGGACTTGCCACTACAGTAAGTGATCACTGCGATTGCTGATAGCGCGTAATCTTCTTATGCAATTTGGCTTATGAGCCGATATGTCGTGCATAATAGATACAACATGCCCATCTACGAACCCTTCTGCAAACGTCAGCAGAGGGAGCGCGGGGAGTTTCCCACCACATTTCAGACAGACAATATACCCGATAAACTGCGTGGTCAAGCCATATTGATCCTACGTAACTATTTAGGTGAGACAGGGCAGCACAATCTAGGTGAGATTTACGCTGCTATTGTTGAAGTCATTTCAGAAGAGTTGGGTATACATGATGTTAATCACAAGTACCTTTTAGACGTTTGGTTTTCTCCTAAAGGTGACGATAAAATATTTCTTAGCGTAATTGAATTATCTATAAGAATGCGCAGAGGATTAATAAAAGATAATTTCGGAAACGATGATGGATTTAATTTCTACTACAGCACTAAAGGCACCACAGAAGAAATGATCGATGACCTTAATACGCGCTTTAAGGAGAATGGCTACGGCTACCAAATAGAGAATGATACCCTTATTCCTATAGATGACGCATACACTCATTCCGAGGCCGTAAAGCCTGCAATAGTCTTGATGGTAGATGAAGGCTTTAAAGGCTCGCTAAGTGAGTTCATGCAGGCCTTTGAAGCATACAAAAGCGGTAACTTCAAAGAATGCCTACGTGAGTGTTCTAATTCTATTGAAAGTGTCCTTAAGCAGATATTTGATGAGAATGTTTGGACACTGCCCAAAAAGCATCAGGCGGCACAGTTATTTGAGGAAGCACTCAAATATAAACTTTTCCCTTCCTACATGCTTGCACATTTCAGTGCTCTCGCCAGCACAGTAAGAGACGGTGTACCAACAATTCGTAACAACGCGGCAGGGCATGGAGGTGGGACGGAGATAATAGAGGTGGATGATTTTATGGCCCGCTACGTTATTAATCTGTGACTACTCAGCACATAGTCGATAGTTATGCGCTGAGAGGATGCGTCTGTCCTATTCTCACAAAATACTTATATTCATCTTGGAAGTTTTTAAGAGATCGCTTGGCTACTTTAAGAATCTCAAGTAAAAGGCCAAGAAGATCAAGACAATACCAATGTTCACTATCAGCCGTTCCCAAATATGGTTCCTGAAAAATAGAAGATCAAATGCAATCACAGCAGCGATCATCAGAACGACATACATTACTGTCAGTGTCCCTTTTTTCATTGGAAACCCCCAGGTCACATGTGTACCATCAAAATCGGATCACCGAAACCTAATCTAAAAATAATATGACCGTTCGCCAAGCGACTGTCGCGATTCCATACAATTCTCATAACTACTCAGTGTGAGGTAGGTCTTCCTAATGGTAACTGCTCAGCACGGTTAGCTCAAACCTTGCTAGACATTGGCTGAAAAATTATTCGCGTGACATGGAAATAGGTTGAGGTTGGGGAGAGCCACCAATGGCGACGTAGGTTCCCTCATACTTTTCATTGCTAAACTGCCCCTGACTAAAGATAGTAGTTACTCCTCCAGAACAATTAAGGTAATAGAAGGCCTCGGACTTCCTTTTCCCGAAGATACACGGTAAGCCTAGCAGAGTAGATCTATTGGAGAGCGTACCATAGTAGGACAGTCCGTCTTGGTCATAACTTCCCTTAAATTTCACAAAAAGCTTGAAATGAGGAGGAAGTGATCCATAAGCATCAGATCCTTCAATCAACCATTCACCAATCGTGATTGGATCACTAGAACCCAATGGCTGAGAGCAGCCTATAGAAAGTAAACCTATTGTTACGGCAAGAATCCTGTGAACGTTGCGTGGTATCATCGTCGTCATCACCTTTTAACTGCCAGCACGCTAAGATTCTGTGAATATCCAGCGAGTGATCGTTCTGGTTTTACACAATCGTATCCTTCCATCTTTGATGTTTCCTATAGGGCAAGAAATTATGCAGAAAGATAGCGTTGCAGAAGTCACTTAATCGTCTACACCACACGTTCATGCCCTGGTTGTGTAACATCGCCAGCGATTATTCATCGCTATCAGCGTCTTGTGAGTAGTCATCCTTCACAAATGAAAGATGGCTACTTTATATTAAATTGACGCACAACTGAGAATATATTAGATTCATTAACCAGTAGAGAGGCTTTAGCAATATAGAGGCCTGGAGAAATGGCTCCCGCATTTTGGTTGTTTTGTTTCCAGGTGCAACGGAATTCCCAGACTTGGCCACCCGCAATTGTTTGATCCTCATCCATTCCAAGACGAACGATCTCTGAATCGTCTTTGCATCGCCAAACCAAAGTGCCCTGCGAATCTAAAACGATAACGTCATAATCTGGAACATTGCGGGCAACTGAAATAGTGAGATCACTTTGAGATATATTTTTAATGAATAGCTTAAAGATTATTGATTGTCCCACGATATAACTAGCGAGTGTTATGAGATTGAACCGGATGGGAAAATTACCAACATTTTGATCTTCTACAGATGGAGCAATGTTCGTATTTGGCATTGAGATAATTTCTTGTGACGCAAGTGCAGAGTAACAAATGAATACTGAAACACTAATGATTTTCAAAAAATATACCAATATTTTCAATGCCGCTCCTGTTATTTGGCGAATGTTTAGCATATCATCGTCGTAGTGTTGTGACTTTTCGGCACGCTGGTGTAGTAATTTGCATATACCCCAACGTTTCCATCGTCCACTCCTCCTTAAGTCAAGAAAACGGGCAGATGAACATTGTCGGTGAACACACTCACCAGTCCATCCCACACATTCATCCCCTGCTTGTGCAAGGTGGCCACGTAGCTCCGGACACGGCAGAACACATCCCCACCCCGCTCGGACCGAAAGCCCCCAGAGATCTTCCGCTTCCCACACATCATTCGAATCCCCTGCTCCGCCAGATTGTTATCGAATGGCATCCGGTCATCATCCAGAAACCGCAGCATCTCCCGCTTATACCTCTGACATCTCAGCGCCACATTCCGCGCTCGACTCTGCTTCACAAGGCCGCGCTGCCCAGCGGCACGTTCAGCGGCTGGGTTGGAGACCAACCCAGCCGCGACCAGAGTATCGAAGTGAGCCTTGAACGCCTCCACCCCTATAGCCGTCAGGGTGCTGGACTTCTTCAGGTGGTACACGCACCGCAGCGCACTGCGCAACTCCCCGGCCCACTCCTGCTGGAAGTGCTCGTGCAGCCCACGCAATTCCCGGAGCAGATGGGCATTGCACAGCGCGTGGTCCATCGGCAGCGACAGGTACGTCCGCCAGGCGTCATGCATCAGCGTCCCCCGATAGTCCGGCAGCACGCCCATCGCCACCAGCGCGTCATGCCCACGGCTGCGATGATGTCCGTACAGCGTGTACGACGCGCACGTCAGAATGTGCAGCCACTGCAGCTTCCCGTTCACCTTGCTCCCGGTCTCATCGGCGTACAGGACCGGTTCAGCCAGCAACGCCACCTTCACCTGCGCCTCAAAACCTTTGAGGCGCTCCGCTGCGACATTCAAGTTGAGGGAGATGGTGCCGTCACTCGGGGCTGAGCCGTAGAGGGTCGCGATGATCTCTGCGGTCCGGGCCAGCGGGATGAAATGGACCACATTCAGTAGAGTGCTCAGTGCATGGACATGTGGACCGTACTGCACCTGCCCCGGGACCGACGCTGGAAATGTCGCCTGCTGCCGGGCCGTGCAGCACGGACAAATCTTGACCTCCGCCAGGTATTCGGTGACGTGGAAGCGCGTCTCTGGCAAGTCATGGACTTGCCGAGCCAACCGGTCTTGCACAGGAACGTCTTCCCACGCCTGCCCGCACGCACAGCGCCCCGTGACCGGCAGGAAGATCACCGTGTCCGGGTGAGCGCTCATCTCTAATGTCTTCCCCGCGTGACCCGGTTGACCACCCGATGGCCGCCCCGTCTTGACCCGCTCGCTCTGTGGTTTCCAGGGCTTGTCTGTGCTCGGAGGGAGATTCGACGTGGTGCTGTCCGCACCGAGCTGTGCCTTCAAGTCTTGGACCTCCGCCACCAGGGTGTCGCGCTCAGCCGTCACTACTTGGAGTTGGGCCGCGAGCGTCAGACAATGGGGGCAGGCCGCGTTTTCGATGGCTCTAGCCTACCAGCTCTCACAGCGCAAGGGGGGCTGCTTGTATGTTGGAGTCGGGACTGAGACTCGGTAGATCGTTAGGACTGCAAGGTCAAAAAGACCGTTACTCAGCTTTGATCGCCAAGTCACACCCGTTCTGACTGAGAGGCCGAACAATTGCTTGAACCGTTGAGTTCGCATGAGCAAGCCTGGCGCTGGCCGGAACCCTGTCCCATACAACATTGACGGAGGTACTTGAGATGCCAGAGCAGATGTTCGTTGGGATTGATGTCTCGAAAGCCCGCCTCGATGTTGCGGTGCTGCCCAGTGGTGAAGTCTTCGTGGTGGACAACACCGCGCGAGGACTCACCGAACTGCTGATTCGCCTCTCTGACGTTCAGCCCCAGCTGGTGGTTCTGGAAGCGACTGGCGGCCTGGAACAGGCCGCGATGTTGGCGCTGCATGACGCGGGGTTGCCCGTGACGGTGTTGAACCCACGGCAGGTACGTCACTTTTCCCGCGCGCTGGGCAAGCACGCGAAAACGGATCAGATTGATGCGGTGCTGCTGGCCAAGTTTGCCCAAACGCTGCAACCGCAAGCCCACGTACCGGGCGATGCGTCACACCGTGCGTTTGAGGCGCTCCTGGCCCGTCGGCGTCAGGTGGTGGATCTGCTGACCATGGAGCGCAACCGACTCCACAGCAGCCACGATGCGTACGTACAAGGTGATCTCCAAGAGGTGATCACTTACCTCGAAGGGCGCCGAGAACAGCTGGATCAGGCTCTGCAGGACGCGGTGCAGCACGATCCGACGTCCCAGGTCACCTACACCGTGTTGACGTCAACACCCGGCGTCGGGCCCGTGGTGGCGTTCACGTTGCTCGCCCAACTCCCGGAGTTGGGCTCCCTCTCCAGACAGAAGGTTGCCAACCTGGTCGGGGTCGCCCCACTGAACTGGGACAGTGGCAAAGCGCGTGGTCACCGCAGCATCTGGGGTGGACGCGCCGAAGTGCGCCAGGTGTTGTACATGGCGGCGGTCACAGCGGTGCGCTGGAATCCGACGTTGAAAAGCGTGTTCGATCAGTTGGTTCACAAGGGAAAACCGAAGAAGGTGGCGCTGGTCGCGTGTATGCGGAAACTGCTGATCTATCTGAATGCGATGGTGCGGGATCAGGCTCTCTGGCAGGCTCGACCCACTGTTTGATTCCCCCTAGACTCACCGCTGGCCGCCCCCTCGGCCCATGCCTCTTGACGATCAACACAATTGCTGAGTAGTTACATTAATCTTACGGCCTCTGCCATCCTGTTCTTGATCCACGCACATCGCAAGTATCAGAAGGATCATCCAGCCACCCCGTGAATAATGCCGCCTTCCAGGGCGGCTTTTTTATGCTTATCATGGAGGAAATGGCGACTGAGACAGGGTTAAACCAGCGTCAACACACCTACTTGCTAGCGGCTTTCCAGACGGATCAGCAGCAAGAGGTGCGACATAAACAGGCATTCCAGCGCGGGCACTGGCAGGAAGCACGGCGGCCTGCTGCCGAGTGGCGTCCCATGCCGTTCGGGCGCTGGCTGGACATTCCCGGTCTCCCGCCCACACCCTTGCGACAAGCGTGCGGCGGGGCGGATGAAGGCAGCGGGAGCACCTGGGCGGCCCTACAGCGCCGGGGCTTCGTACAGGTCTGTGACAGGACAATAGAAGGCCGAGGCTACAGCCTGCCGCATGTGACGCTGAGCATTCGGGGCCGGAAGTTCGCCCGTGAGCTGGCAGGAACGCCCGTCGAGCGCCGCGCCCCCGGCGTCCTCGCACAGAGCACGTGGAAGGCACTGGCTGCTGCCTGGAATGCCGGTGAGACAGGACTGATCGACACGGGCGGTGGCTGGCACGGCGGGATCGGCTGGGATACCTGGCTGGTCCTTCGCAACCGCACCAGCGGCGGCGATCTGACAGAGAGCGTCCGGCGTCTGGAGAAGTATCCAAAAATGCGGACTGAACGCTGGGTATACTACTTACGACTGAGCGATGCGGGCCGGACCTACTACATGCAGCGCTGGGAAGCGAACAGCGCAGCCTACCCGGAGATTGACGCCCCCAATCCAATCACGGTGCTGATGCCGAGCATCCTCCTACCGGGAAAGACGCGGCTGAGATAGCGCCCCCACCCGGCTGCCCACACTGGGGGAATGAGCCGCTCCTCAAAACCTATGGTCAGGTGTTGACCGAGCTGATGCGCTCGCTGATTGGCGGCTGAGATGTGACTGCTGATGCTGTGGTAGGCAGCATCGACCTGCGCTCTATCGGAGAAGCCTATTCGTTTTAGGTTACTGACGTGAGCAGCCGTACGGAACAGAGCATCGCGGAGGCCCGCCCCGCTGCTCCGAGACAGCTCTCCCGATATCCACAACACGCTTTAACAGATGAAAGGGAGGAGCTGAGCTCCTCCCTTATGGTGAGATAGAACATTACAACTTTAGATTCAGCACTACATCGTCAATCAATGGGCTTGCCCCGGCCGTGAGATGACGCTGAAGTAGCTGACGGCCCTTCCCCGACGCGCTCATGACCAAAAGGGAGCCTCCCCGAATTCAACAGCTACCGCTGCCGAATCATGCCCTATCCCGACACGCTGCTTCCGAGAGCGGCTAAGTACATCCTTGTAAAGATTTAGATTATCGAAACGGGATGAGGGCGAGGAAAATGCGTCCTAGAGGGCATGTAGACATGCAGTATTATCTGCAAAGTCTTGAAATGTTAGCAAGGATGTACTTAGTGATCCAGACCGCCAGTCAGGCGCCTGCACCTCCGCACGTCACATCGAGCACGCTGGCGGTCATCGAACTGGCCAGGTCCGACGCGGCAAGCACCGCCGCATTGCCGATTTCGGCCAGTCGGGGCATCCGGCGCAGCGCAAGGTTGCGGCTGATGCGCATTTCGAACTCCGCGCGCGTCAGGCCGGCATTTCGGGCATGCTCGTGAAACACCTCGTCCACACCCGGCGCGTCCGGCGATCCCGACGAACGCAGACAAACGACCCGGACACCCTGTGGGCCCACCTCCAGGGCCAACTGTCGGCAGAACAATTCGGTAGCGGCGCAGGCGATGCCGAATCCCCCGAGGTAAGGTGAGGGCATCTCCGCAGTGATCGCCATGATCACTCCAGAGCCCTCCTTCATCATGTGGCGCGCCGCAGCGGTGGCCGTGAGGAAGTGGGTGTTCACGGCCCGCTGGACCGGATGGGCGACCTGTGACAGGGTCATGTCGACCAGCGCACTGCCCTGTTCATCCTCCAGCCCAACCGCGTTGAACGAGATGTCCAGCCGGCCGGCCGTCGCAACGACCGTGTCGAGGTACGTCTGGACTTCAACCTCGTCCAGAGCGTCGACCTGGGCTGATAACGCGCGAAAACCGGCCGCCTCGATCCTGGAGGCGGTGGCCTCGACCGTGGCCAGCGTACGGCCGCTGAGATACACCTGTGCCCCGTGCTGGGCGAACGCCTGGGCGACCGCGCCACCGATGGCACCTCCGGCGCCGTGGACGACCGCTACTTTCCCTGCCAGCAACGTCATGGTTCTTTCTCCTTTGCACCACAGGGCGCGGGCGGGTCCGGTTTCCGGTCCGTCAACGCCTGACTGAAATTCAACCCAGGAACGGCAGCAGAGACGGCACCAACAGCGGCGAGGACATCAGGGTCGAGTGCGTCATTCCCGGAAAGACCGCGAACCGGTGAGCGGTCATGCCGGACGAATCCCAGCCGCCGTCGCGAAGGCCGCCGCCCAGCAGCGCGAAGAAGTCCGCGCCGTGCCGCGGCGGGAACATGTCGGCGTCTCCGCAGATCAGCAGCACCGGACATTCAAGCGTTGGGATGTCCGCGGTCCAGTCGAACTCGGGTCCCATCGCCTCCGCCACACGGGTGATGAGCTGCGGCCAGTCCTCCGGACGCGGCGCCAACCGCAAGTACAGCTGATGAGGGGCTCCCGACCAGGGCGCCGGCCATCTGCGGCCCGAGCTGGTGCAGGCCGGCCTGGATTTCTGGATGCCGTCCGGCACTGGCGAACGGAAAGGACACCACGATCAGCTTTCTGACCTGGTGCGGATGCTGGATCGCCAGACGAAGCGCGACCCCACCGCCCATGGAGTAACCGAGGACATCGGCCAGCGGCACATCCAGGTGCTTCAGCAGGGCCGCAATGTCGTCGGCCAGCGTTTCAAGACGCATCGGGCGGTTGATGTCTCCGGTGCGCCCATGCGCCTGCAGATCGACCCGAATCACCTTCCGCGAATCGCTCAGGGCCGGGGCGAGCGCGTCGAACGCGGTCGCGGCCTCCATGGAACCGTGAAGCAGGACGATCGGGACTGTGCCGTCCTGCCCGTCGCCCTGCATCTCATAGTAGAGGTGCAGGCCATTGATTTCTGCGTAACTCATTCTTCCTCCTGCGGTGAGCTCGTCGACGAATCGGTGCGGCGAACCGCAGTCAGGGCAGGAGCGGCTGAATCAGGCGGGTGCGCCATTCGCTCTGCGGCGGCATCGGGGACAGGCCCTGATTCCTGCCCAGGTCAATCCAGTCATAGATCTCCCAGGCCGCGCCGTTCGGTGCGCGCTGTTCGGAGGCCATCGCCTGACGGATCCGCGCGTAAACTTTACCGAGCTGATCGTGAGCGCCGAGGTGCTCGGTGATCAGGGCGGGCCCGCCCGGCAGGTGGCCGGCCTGGATCTCGCCGAACCCGGTATGTTCTACCGCGACCGGGATGCCCACCTCGACGTCCGTTTCCCGGTCGCCGAAGGTGTGATAGCGAACGAAAGGGGCACCGACCACCGGGATGTGCTCCTGCATCACGAAAGCCTGCAGCGCGTGCAGCCGCGCGCCGTTGGTGGGCCCCAGGTCGGCGATGAGGACGGTTCCCCGGATGCTCAGGGTAGGCTGCTGTTGAAGGTGGATCATGGTCGTCGCCTCGGACATGCGAATTCTCCTGGTGGTCGTGAAGGCCCCTGCGGGCCGGTGGTCGGTGTGGGCGGTGGACGGCCGCGATCATGCAGGCCGGCCTGAAGGTCGGCCCCTCTCCCGGCTGGACCCGGTACGACCGGAAGATCTGACCGGAGAGGAACACCCGGCTTTCGAGCAACTGAACGCGTGGCGGTCTTCGAATAGCTTCATCCCGGTTCCCAGGGTGACGAGATGCACGGTGACGCCGGATCAGGTTGAGGCTGTTCATGATCAACAGGTCTTGGCTGAGCTGCCGCTTGAGTCGGACAACTTCCTGTTCGAAGCTGCGGCGGTTGGGCACCGAGGCGGACCAGCTCACCTGTTTTAAGGGTTGGAAGAAGACCACCTTCAGCACGGCACCCAGCCGGAGAACGTCAGGTCAGGAGAGGAGATTGGACTGGAGCCGATCAATGGCCAGGCAGCGGCGAGCTCCTCGCAGTTCTGGCGTCCGAGCAGTACCGGTCTAACCGAATGAAACAGGTCCACCCGGATTCGCTAGGCTTCGGAGTCCCGGTTAAAGCACTTCATGTCGCTCAGCTGACCCGACAGGGAGCTGTCGAGGGTGAGGTCTAGCTGTCCGCGCAATCTGCCCAAGTCTTCCTCCGAGCCCCAGGGTAGAAAGAACCCCGGCCGGGGTCTTGTATAAAACGGCAACGCTACCGGTTCGGGCGCAGCAGGTGCGCCGGCGTGTACCCCACCCACCGCCGGAGCGACCGGGTCAGGTGCGGCTGGTCGAAGTATCCGGCCCGGTACACGGTCTCGGGAATCGGAATGCCCTGCCTGAGCATCTCAGCCGCCTGCTGCGCCCTCTGAACCTGCCGGATGTGGTTCAGGGACAGGCCAGTCGCCTG includes:
- a CDS encoding STM4504/CBY_0614 family protein yields the protein MPIYEPFCKRQQRERGEFPTTFQTDNIPDKLRGQAILILRNYLGETGQHNLGEIYAAIVEVISEELGIHDVNHKYLLDVWFSPKGDDKIFLSVIELSIRMRRGLIKDNFGNDDGFNFYYSTKGTTEEMIDDLNTRFKENGYGYQIENDTLIPIDDAYTHSEAVKPAIVLMVDEGFKGSLSEFMQAFEAYKSGNFKECLRECSNSIESVLKQIFDENVWTLPKKHQAAQLFEEALKYKLFPSYMLAHFSALASTVRDGVPTIRNNAAGHGGGTEIIEVDDFMARYVINL
- a CDS encoding BsuPI-related putative proteinase inhibitor; translation: MLNIRQITGAALKILVYFLKIISVSVFICYSALASQEIISMPNTNIAPSVEDQNVGNFPIRFNLITLASYIVGQSIIFKLFIKNISQSDLTISVARNVPDYDVIVLDSQGTLVWRCKDDSEIVRLGMDEDQTIAGGQVWEFRCTWKQNNQNAGAISPGLYIAKASLLVNESNIFSVVRQFNIK
- a CDS encoding IS66 family transposase, giving the protein MTAERDTLVAEVQDLKAQLGADSTTSNLPPSTDKPWKPQSERVKTGRPSGGQPGHAGKTLEMSAHPDTVIFLPVTGRCACGQAWEDVPVQDRLARQVHDLPETRFHVTEYLAEVKICPCCTARQQATFPASVPGQVQYGPHVHALSTLLNVVHFIPLARTAEIIATLYGSAPSDGTISLNLNVAAERLKGFEAQVKVALLAEPVLYADETGSKVNGKLQWLHILTCASYTLYGHHRSRGHDALVAMGVLPDYRGTLMHDAWRTYLSLPMDHALCNAHLLRELRGLHEHFQQEWAGELRSALRCVYHLKKSSTLTAIGVEAFKAHFDTLVAAGLVSNPAAERAAGQRGLVKQSRARNVALRCQRYKREMLRFLDDDRMPFDNNLAEQGIRMMCGKRKISGGFRSERGGDVFCRVRSYVATLHKQGMNVWDGLVSVFTDNVHLPVFLT
- a CDS encoding transposase; translated protein: MPEQMFVGIDVSKARLDVAVLPSGEVFVVDNTARGLTELLIRLSDVQPQLVVLEATGGLEQAAMLALHDAGLPVTVLNPRQVRHFSRALGKHAKTDQIDAVLLAKFAQTLQPQAHVPGDASHRAFEALLARRRQVVDLLTMERNRLHSSHDAYVQGDLQEVITYLEGRREQLDQALQDAVQHDPTSQVTYTVLTSTPGVGPVVAFTLLAQLPELGSLSRQKVANLVGVAPLNWDSGKARGHRSIWGGRAEVRQVLYMAAVTAVRWNPTLKSVFDQLVHKGKPKKVALVACMRKLLIYLNAMVRDQALWQARPTV
- a CDS encoding SDR family NAD(P)-dependent oxidoreductase, which produces MTLLAGKVAVVHGAGGAIGGAVAQAFAQHGAQVYLSGRTLATVEATASRIEAAGFRALSAQVDALDEVEVQTYLDTVVATAGRLDISFNAVGLEDEQGSALVDMTLSQVAHPVQRAVNTHFLTATAAARHMMKEGSGVIMAITAEMPSPYLGGFGIACAATELFCRQLALEVGPQGVRVVCLRSSGSPDAPGVDEVFHEHARNAGLTRAEFEMRISRNLALRRMPRLAEIGNAAVLAASDLASSMTASVLDVTCGGAGA
- a CDS encoding alpha/beta fold hydrolase, whose translation is MGPEFDWTADIPTLECPVLLICGDADMFPPRHGADFFALLGGGLRDGGWDSSGMTAHRFAVFPGMTHSTLMSSPLLVPSLLPFLG
- a CDS encoding alpha/beta fold hydrolase; protein product: MSYAEINGLHLYYEMQGDGQDGTVPIVLLHGSMEAATAFDALAPALSDSRKVIRVDLQAHGRTGDINRPMRLETLADDIAALLKHLDVPLADVLGYSMGGGVALRLAIQHPHQVRKLIVVSFPFASAGRHPEIQAGLHQLGPQMAGALVGSPSSAVLAVGAASGGLAAAHHPCGGGDGTRVRLDRGHPNA
- a CDS encoding GyrI-like domain-containing protein → MSEATTMIHLQQQPTLSIRGTVLIADLGPTNGARLHALQAFVMQEHIPVVGAPFVRYHTFGDRETDVEVGIPVAVEHTGFGEIQAGHLPGGPALITEHLGAHDQLGKVYARIRQAMASEQRAPNGAAWEIYDWIDLGRNQGLSPMPPQSEWRTRLIQPLLP